In Oncorhynchus tshawytscha isolate Ot180627B unplaced genomic scaffold, Otsh_v2.0 Un_contig_8446_pilon_pilon, whole genome shotgun sequence, the following are encoded in one genomic region:
- the LOC112217225 gene encoding gastrula zinc finger protein XlCGF17.1-like — MRHVRTFQHSWDLTKHEKKHGGTSISFPCQQCGSSFANLRSLTAHHRSSHLGESDLPHLCSICGKSFPSSSELLEHRKSHGTSLQYICQQCGESFHSLLARSQHRQTHLVKRQFKCPHCDKSYTRKADVKRHMFSHSGERPHQCNQCGRCFSFLFLLKKHQIVHTGERPFQCSYCPKRFTLISILSRHERMHTGERPFLCSQCGKSFLSQGELSKHHRSHTDERPYACNQCDKRFKSKKSQQEHIISHTGVRPYPCSYCGKGFTKPYALTRHHLIHTGERPFPCVHCGKTFLTPAEVQLHIRIHTGERPYPCPDCQLKFRSSSDLARHKRFHTGVHTFVCNQCMKNFPTSSKLKKHMENHSGSEAVQSSDFGENSNQA, encoded by the exons ATGCGCCACGTGCG GACCTTCCAGCATTCGTGGGACCTGACCAAGCATGAGAAGAAACATGGTGGGACATCCATCTCTTTCCCCTGCCAGCAGTGCGGGAGCTCCTTTGCAAACCTCCGCTCTCTGACAGCCCACCACAGAAGTTCCCACCTGGGCGAGAGCGACCTGCCCCACCTCTGCTCCATCTGTGGCAAGagcttcccctcctcctctgagtTGCTGGAGCACAGGAAGAGCCACGGGACCAGCCTCCAGTACATCTGCCAGCAGTGTGGTGAAAGCTTCCACTCTCTGCTGGCTCGCTCCCAACACCGGCAGACCCACCTGGTCAAGCGGCAGTTCAAGTGCCCGCACTGCGACAAGAGCTATACGCGCAAAGCTGATGTGAAGAGGCACATGTTCTCCCACAGCGGCGAGCGACCGCACCAGTGCAACCAGTGTGGGAGATGcttttccttcctcttcctgctcAAGAAACACCAAATAGTTCACACGGGCGAGAGGCCTTTCCAGTGCTCCTACTGTCCGAAGAGGTTCACATTGATATCCATCCTGAGCAGACATGAGAGAATGCACACCGGGGAGAGACCCTTCCTCTGctctcagtgtgggaagagctttctGTCCCAGGGGGAGCTGTCCAAGCACCACCGCTCCCACACTGATGAGAGACCGTACGCTTGCAATCAGTGTGACAAGAGGTTTAAGAGCAAAAAATCCCAACAGGAACATATCATCTCCCACACCGGCGTGCGCCCTTACCCTTGCTCTTACTGTGGGAAAGGATTCACCAAGCCATACGCTCTGACCAGGCACCATCTCATACACACAGGGGAAAGACCATTCCCCTGCGTCCACTGTGGGAAGACATTTCTCACCCCCGCAGAGGTACAACTACACATCCGCATTCACACCGGGGAACGCCCTTACCCCTGCCCTGATTGTCAGCTGAAGTTTAGGAGTTCGTCAGACTTGGCACGACACAAACGCTTTCATACAGGGGTGCATACATTTGTCTGTAACCAGTGTATGAAAAACTTTCCCACCTCGTCCAAACTGAAGAAACACATGGAGAACCACTCGGGGTCAGAGGCAGTCCAGAGCTCAGACTTTGGAGAAAATTCCAACCAAGCGTGA